A genomic region of Litoribrevibacter albus contains the following coding sequences:
- a CDS encoding SH3 domain-containing protein, with protein sequence MAQPLRFLIFLIGCVCSAALNAETLDPASQSSVSTTQTLVESTLDEPIQSDRVLLKVEGTFVDLYTGPGYGYPKHYSAKQGEILEVVRRRTSWYRVVTDNGTEGWVEEEQLSSLELVYGDGKDFEEAVLEDFYDARFEISVFVGGLAQDTQFNGRLGYKISEFLEAEAFYGQAFNDFADTRFYGIGIQGKPLRGRRWEPYFGLSMGELENDPNSTVIGGQTTTDEITMAQIGMRFYFTRNFVLRAEFGRMLLHVDDDRRDDLDLVSVGIGAFF encoded by the coding sequence ATGGCTCAGCCTTTACGATTTTTAATTTTCCTGATTGGCTGTGTTTGTTCTGCTGCGTTAAACGCTGAAACACTCGATCCGGCAAGTCAGAGCAGCGTCTCAACTACTCAAACCCTTGTTGAAAGTACACTTGATGAGCCGATTCAGAGTGATCGAGTGTTATTGAAAGTTGAAGGAACCTTTGTTGATCTCTACACCGGGCCTGGGTACGGCTACCCCAAACATTACAGTGCTAAACAAGGTGAGATATTGGAAGTCGTCCGACGTCGTACCAGCTGGTATCGGGTGGTCACCGATAACGGTACTGAAGGTTGGGTTGAAGAAGAACAGCTATCCTCGCTTGAACTGGTCTATGGCGATGGGAAGGATTTCGAAGAAGCTGTTTTGGAAGATTTTTATGACGCTCGTTTTGAAATATCTGTCTTTGTAGGTGGATTAGCTCAAGACACCCAGTTTAATGGTCGCCTTGGTTACAAGATTTCAGAATTTCTGGAAGCCGAGGCTTTTTACGGTCAGGCGTTTAATGACTTTGCCGATACACGATTTTATGGCATCGGCATTCAAGGGAAACCATTACGTGGTCGCCGTTGGGAACCTTATTTTGGGTTATCCATGGGCGAGCTGGAAAATGACCCAAACAGTACCGTCATTGGCGGACAGACCACAACAGATGAAATCACCATGGCGCAAATCGGCATGCGGTTTTACTTTACCCGTAATTTTGTATTGAGAGCTGAGTTTGGGCGAATGCTATTGCATGTGGATGATGATCGCCGAGATGATTTGGATTTAGTAAGTGTAGGAATAGGAGCCTTCTTTTGA
- the cysK gene encoding cysteine synthase A, protein MANIFEDNSLSIGRTPLVRINRIGSGNILAKIESRNPAGSVKCRIGASMIWEAEKSGKLKPGMELVEPTSGNTGIALAFVAASRGYKLTLTMPNTMSLERRKVMKALGANIVLTEGAKGMKGALAKAEELVAEAPDQRILLQQFENPANPQIHVKTTGPEIWEDTDGGIDVLVAGVGTGGTITGVGRYIKETQGKQILSVAVEPESSPQITNALAGKEPEHAPHKIQGIGAGFIPGNLDLSLVDRAETVTNEEAMEMAHRLMKEEGILAGISCGAAMAVAERLSLTDEFKDKTIVVILPDSGERYLSTVLFEGQFTENETVQ, encoded by the coding sequence ATGGCTAACATTTTTGAAGACAACTCATTGTCCATCGGTCGCACGCCTCTCGTGAGAATCAACCGAATCGGAAGCGGTAACATCTTGGCTAAAATTGAAAGCCGCAACCCGGCGGGCAGTGTAAAGTGCCGTATCGGAGCATCCATGATCTGGGAAGCAGAAAAGAGTGGCAAGCTAAAACCTGGTATGGAATTGGTTGAACCGACCAGTGGCAACACCGGCATCGCACTTGCTTTTGTTGCGGCATCTCGCGGCTACAAACTGACGTTGACCATGCCTAATACAATGAGCCTTGAGCGCCGTAAAGTAATGAAAGCCTTGGGCGCCAACATTGTGCTGACTGAAGGGGCCAAGGGCATGAAAGGCGCATTAGCCAAAGCCGAAGAGCTAGTCGCTGAAGCACCTGATCAACGTATTCTTCTGCAACAGTTTGAAAACCCTGCTAACCCTCAAATCCATGTAAAAACTACAGGCCCGGAAATCTGGGAAGACACTGACGGCGGGATCGACGTGTTAGTGGCTGGCGTAGGGACTGGCGGGACGATTACCGGGGTAGGTCGCTACATCAAAGAAACTCAAGGCAAGCAAATTCTATCAGTTGCTGTAGAACCAGAATCCTCCCCTCAAATCACCAACGCATTAGCTGGAAAAGAACCTGAACATGCGCCGCATAAAATTCAGGGCATTGGCGCTGGTTTCATTCCTGGCAACCTGGATCTTAGTCTGGTGGATCGTGCTGAAACAGTGACCAACGAAGAAGCAATGGAAATGGCTCATCGTCTAATGAAAGAAGAAGGTATTCTTGCCGGTATTTCTTGTGGTGCAGCAATGGCAGTTGCTGAGCGTCTTTCTCTTACGGATGAATTCAAAGACAAAACTATTGTCGTTATTCTGCCTGATTCAGGTGAGCGCTACCTTTCAACAGTGTTATTTGAAGGACAATTTACTGAAAACGAGACCGTTCAATAA
- a CDS encoding outer membrane beta-barrel domain-containing protein, with translation MSKSSVAWTQSVLGLVLGVMVFGVTTVAFAEETADETVQNENTDWIYKPDLSGEDVDVPAIDSENFEISVMAGLISLEDFGSETFKGARLAYHPLDFLFVEASWATTEINDDNYRRFGVPLFENQTEDVEFYDASIGLQLMPGEVFIGKWAFPSSLYLIGGIGSTSILDEDLETYNLGVGLRVLATDWWAFRVEARDYFFESDLLGEAENKHNLAVSIGTGIFF, from the coding sequence TTGAGTAAGTCGAGTGTAGCGTGGACGCAATCGGTCCTAGGGCTGGTGTTGGGTGTTATGGTCTTTGGTGTAACAACAGTGGCGTTTGCAGAAGAGACTGCTGACGAAACCGTACAAAATGAAAATACCGATTGGATCTACAAACCCGATTTGAGCGGTGAGGACGTGGACGTTCCTGCGATTGACTCTGAGAACTTTGAAATCTCTGTCATGGCTGGTCTTATTTCTTTGGAAGATTTCGGTTCAGAAACGTTCAAAGGTGCCCGATTAGCTTATCATCCTTTGGATTTTTTATTCGTTGAGGCGAGCTGGGCGACCACTGAAATCAATGATGATAATTATCGCCGTTTCGGGGTGCCTTTATTTGAGAATCAAACCGAAGACGTTGAGTTTTATGATGCTTCCATAGGGCTTCAGTTGATGCCTGGAGAAGTGTTTATAGGTAAGTGGGCATTCCCTTCTTCTTTGTATTTGATCGGCGGTATTGGTAGTACCTCAATTTTGGATGAAGATTTGGAAACCTATAACTTAGGTGTAGGGTTACGTGTGTTAGCCACTGACTGGTGGGCATTTCGGGTCGAAGCGAGAGACTATTTTTTTGAATCGGATCTCTTGGGAGAAGCGGAAAATAAGCATAATTTAGCGGTATCTATAGGAACAGGCATCTTTTTCTAG
- a CDS encoding AAA family ATPase: protein MKFEGTNDYVATDELKTAVNAAITLQRPLLIKGEPGTGKTMLAEELAKSLNTRLIQWHIKSTTKAHQGLYEYDAVSRLRDSQLGVDRVHDIKNYIKKGKLWEAFESEEQVVLLIDEIDKADIEFPNDLLQELDKMEFHVYETQETIKAKTRPIIIITSNNEKELPDAFLRRCFFHYIQFPDKETMEDIVNVHYPDIKHNLVKEALDLFFDVRKVPGLKKKPSTSELIDWLKLLVADELSAEALLEKDSAKAIPPLYGALLKNEQDVHLLDRLAFMSRRASRN from the coding sequence ATGAAATTTGAAGGTACCAATGATTACGTTGCAACGGATGAACTGAAAACAGCGGTAAATGCTGCAATCACTTTGCAACGTCCTTTATTGATTAAAGGTGAGCCAGGAACTGGTAAAACGATGCTGGCTGAAGAATTGGCTAAGTCCTTGAACACCAGACTGATTCAGTGGCACATTAAATCTACAACCAAAGCACACCAAGGTTTGTACGAGTACGATGCGGTTTCACGTCTTCGTGATTCCCAATTGGGTGTTGATCGAGTTCATGACATCAAGAACTACATCAAAAAAGGTAAATTGTGGGAAGCGTTTGAGTCTGAAGAACAAGTTGTTCTTCTGATTGATGAAATCGATAAGGCTGACATTGAGTTCCCGAACGATTTGCTGCAAGAGTTGGATAAGATGGAATTCCATGTGTATGAAACACAGGAAACCATCAAAGCGAAAACACGTCCGATCATTATCATTACGTCTAATAACGAAAAAGAGCTGCCAGATGCCTTCTTACGTCGTTGTTTCTTCCACTACATCCAGTTCCCGGATAAAGAAACCATGGAAGATATCGTAAATGTTCACTACCCAGACATTAAACATAACCTTGTTAAAGAAGCGCTGGATTTATTTTTTGACGTTCGTAAGGTGCCAGGTCTTAAGAAAAAGCCTTCTACGTCTGAATTGATCGATTGGTTGAAGCTGTTGGTCGCCGACGAGTTATCTGCCGAAGCGTTGCTTGAGAAAGACAGTGCCAAAGCCATTCCGCCTTTGTATGGCGCGTTACTGAAGAATGAGCAAGATGTACACTTGTTAGATCGTCTGGCATTTATGAGTCGTCGCGCCTCTCGTAATTAA
- a CDS encoding FAD:protein FMN transferase translates to MVSTNLKSSGYSAKFLVFLFFLTCVLAFGVSSSALAISSAISSTGADSFYSFESASMGTRFRLTLSAPDEVTAHQRFDECRALLNSLENEWSPWIEGSDVWRINNAGAGRVDVSPHTYDLISRSLTVSELTRGAFDITFASVGHLYRYREHIRPSDTARKDALTKVSYKNLKLEPNHQLVLLKDGIRVDLGGVAKGESIEQLKALLLSKGIRSAYFSLGGDSYVLGKKGEYPWMLGIKHPRKEKEVIARIPLENIAVSTSGDYERFFMDEGTRVHHILSPVSGLPADEVMSVTVMGPDAWKTDALSTSVFIMGIKPGIQLIESLSGYDVIVVDKTGQIFASKGLVSPSNPK, encoded by the coding sequence ATGGTATCCACCAACCTTAAATCCTCTGGTTATTCTGCTAAATTTTTAGTTTTCTTATTTTTTCTTACCTGTGTATTGGCGTTTGGAGTCAGTTCTTCTGCTTTAGCTATTTCATCAGCTATTTCATCGACGGGCGCTGATTCTTTTTATTCGTTTGAGTCTGCATCTATGGGAACGCGCTTTCGCCTGACTTTATCTGCGCCTGATGAAGTAACTGCACATCAGCGTTTTGATGAGTGTCGTGCCTTATTGAACTCTTTGGAAAACGAATGGAGTCCATGGATTGAGGGCAGTGACGTTTGGCGCATTAATAATGCTGGGGCAGGTAGGGTAGATGTCAGTCCTCATACCTATGACTTAATTTCACGATCTTTAACTGTGTCCGAGCTGACTCGTGGTGCATTCGATATCACGTTCGCTTCAGTAGGGCATTTGTATCGTTACAGAGAACATATTCGACCTTCGGATACTGCGCGAAAAGATGCGCTGACTAAAGTGAGTTATAAGAACCTGAAGTTAGAGCCAAACCATCAGCTGGTTTTGTTGAAAGACGGGATTCGAGTCGATTTGGGTGGCGTTGCCAAAGGTGAAAGCATTGAACAGCTTAAAGCTTTGTTGCTTTCAAAAGGTATACGCTCGGCCTATTTTTCTCTAGGTGGAGATTCCTACGTATTAGGGAAAAAGGGTGAATATCCCTGGATGTTAGGGATAAAACACCCCAGAAAGGAAAAGGAAGTGATTGCTCGGATTCCATTAGAAAATATTGCTGTCTCTACATCCGGCGACTATGAACGCTTTTTTATGGATGAAGGGACGCGTGTTCATCACATTTTATCTCCAGTCTCTGGTTTACCTGCCGATGAGGTAATGAGTGTCACCGTGATGGGGCCTGATGCATGGAAAACAGATGCATTATCGACCTCGGTTTTCATTATGGGTATTAAACCCGGCATTCAGTTGATCGAATCGCTTTCGGGGTACGATGTCATTGTTGTAGATAAAACAGGTCAAATTTTCGCCAGTAAAGGCTTAGTTTCTCCCTCTAATCCGAAATAA
- a CDS encoding substrate-binding periplasmic protein has product MTRFIGLVFSLVLSLISWCVCAEPVTVKVGGYSFPPFVNIPDDPNQNVNGLTIDLIEALNQLQNTYQFVFVSTTPKGRYRHFNNGRIDALFFESKKWGWSDYPVEESDSYLNGGEVYIARKVAGRDQSYFDSIKDKRLMAILGYHYGFANFNSDEIFLRENFNIYLTSSHRNSIRALFSGTGIADIAVVTKSYLHQFLAENPEYKDKILISDRLDQVYNHTILIRKEHALKVSDVNQYLKTLSEQGKLQAIWSKYGIHQP; this is encoded by the coding sequence TTGACGCGTTTTATTGGGCTTGTATTTTCACTCGTGCTTTCCCTGATTTCTTGGTGTGTGTGCGCTGAACCGGTCACGGTTAAAGTTGGCGGCTATTCTTTCCCTCCGTTTGTTAATATTCCTGATGATCCCAATCAAAATGTTAATGGGCTAACCATTGATCTCATCGAAGCATTGAATCAACTTCAAAACACTTATCAGTTTGTCTTTGTGAGCACCACGCCAAAAGGTCGTTATCGTCATTTTAACAATGGTCGTATAGACGCCTTGTTTTTTGAGAGTAAGAAGTGGGGGTGGTCGGACTATCCTGTTGAGGAGTCTGATTCCTATCTGAATGGTGGTGAAGTCTATATTGCCCGGAAGGTGGCAGGGCGGGATCAGAGCTATTTTGATTCCATCAAAGATAAGCGTTTGATGGCGATTTTAGGGTACCACTACGGGTTTGCTAACTTTAACAGTGATGAAATTTTTCTGAGGGAAAACTTCAATATCTATCTGACGTCCAGCCACCGAAACAGTATTCGTGCGTTATTCAGTGGGACTGGTATTGCGGATATTGCAGTGGTAACTAAGTCCTATCTGCATCAGTTTTTGGCTGAGAACCCGGAATACAAAGACAAAATATTAATATCCGATCGCTTAGACCAAGTTTATAATCACACCATTCTTATTAGAAAAGAACATGCCTTGAAAGTGTCGGATGTTAATCAATACCTCAAGACGCTCTCTGAACAAGGAAAGTTACAGGCAATTTGGTCCAAATATGGTATCCACCAACCTTAA
- a CDS encoding vWA domain-containing protein — protein MLIDFFYEVRKARVPVSIREFLDLLEALDHKLAFADIDEFYLLSRTVMVKDEKYFDRFDKAFSSYFEGIEMLDDLFEKAIIPEEWLRKELEKMLSEEEKAMIESLGGFEELMETLKKRLEEQKERHQGGNKWIGTGGTSPFGAEGYNPEGIRIGQKKSRHQKAAKVWEQRAFKDLDDSVALGIRNIQVALRRLRKFARDGAEEILDMDDTIESTAKNAGYLDLKLVPEKKNKVKVLLFFDVGGSMDPHVRVCEELFSAAKTEFKHMEYFYFHNCLYESVWKNNLRRGAERMDTYDIIHKYGPDYKVIFVGDASMAPYEITHAGGSVEHWNEEPGAIWMQRIVDHYDKVAWLNPISEDRWGWGGSIQIMQDLVNERMYPMSIEGLERAMKDLNK, from the coding sequence ATGTTAATCGACTTCTTTTATGAAGTAAGGAAAGCCAGAGTCCCGGTTTCCATTCGAGAGTTCCTTGATCTGTTGGAAGCGCTGGATCATAAGTTGGCGTTTGCCGACATCGACGAGTTCTATTTACTTAGTCGAACGGTCATGGTGAAAGATGAAAAGTATTTTGATCGTTTTGATAAGGCATTCAGTTCTTATTTTGAAGGGATTGAAATGCTCGATGACTTGTTCGAAAAGGCCATAATTCCAGAAGAGTGGCTTCGCAAAGAGCTTGAGAAAATGCTTTCGGAAGAAGAGAAGGCGATGATTGAGTCTCTCGGCGGTTTTGAAGAGTTGATGGAAACTCTCAAGAAGCGTTTGGAAGAACAGAAAGAACGTCACCAGGGTGGCAATAAGTGGATTGGTACGGGGGGAACGTCGCCGTTCGGTGCGGAAGGCTACAACCCGGAAGGGATTCGCATCGGGCAGAAAAAGTCCCGTCACCAGAAGGCGGCAAAGGTTTGGGAACAACGTGCCTTTAAAGATCTCGATGATTCTGTAGCCTTGGGTATTCGAAATATTCAGGTGGCGCTACGACGCTTGCGTAAATTCGCACGTGATGGCGCAGAAGAAATTCTGGACATGGATGACACCATTGAATCCACGGCCAAAAACGCGGGTTATCTGGATTTAAAATTGGTGCCCGAAAAGAAAAACAAAGTAAAAGTACTGCTGTTTTTCGATGTCGGTGGTTCTATGGACCCTCACGTTCGAGTTTGTGAAGAGTTGTTCTCTGCGGCTAAAACCGAGTTCAAACACATGGAGTATTTCTACTTCCATAACTGTTTGTATGAGTCGGTTTGGAAGAACAATCTTCGCCGTGGTGCTGAGCGCATGGATACCTATGACATCATTCATAAGTACGGCCCGGACTATAAGGTGATTTTCGTAGGAGATGCTTCAATGGCTCCTTATGAGATTACCCATGCAGGTGGCAGTGTCGAACATTGGAATGAAGAGCCAGGGGCAATTTGGATGCAGCGCATTGTTGATCATTATGACAAAGTGGCCTGGTTGAATCCGATTTCTGAAGACCGTTGGGGATGGGGGGGCTCAATACAGATCATGCAGGATTTGGTCAATGAGCGTATGTACCCTATGTCTATCGAAGGCTTGGAACGCGCCATGAAGGATCTTAATAAGTAA